A single Corvus hawaiiensis isolate bCorHaw1 chromosome 24, bCorHaw1.pri.cur, whole genome shotgun sequence DNA region contains:
- the HMGA1 gene encoding high mobility group protein HMG-I/HMG-Y isoform X2, whose protein sequence is MSESSAKSSQPLASKGEKDVSEKRGRGRPRKKPQQEPSEAPTPKRPRGRPKGSKNKATPKGRKAAVTPGRKPRGRPKKSV, encoded by the exons ATGAGTGAATCCAGCGCCAAATCCAGCCAGCCCCTGGCCTCCAAAGGGGAGAAAGACGTGTCAGAGAAGAGGGGCCGAGGGCGGCCCAGGAAGAAGCCGCAG caggagcccagtgaggcccCGACCCCCAAGAGACCCCGTGGACGGCCGAAGGGCAGTAAAAACAAGGCCACCCCAAAGGGCAGG AAAGCTGCAGTCACACCAGGGAGGAAACCTCGAGGGCGACCCAAAAAATCG gTCTAg
- the SMIM29 gene encoding small integral membrane protein 29: MSNTTAPTAPGAAGDSLVGSVLGPFLLLTLLGALLAAVMYVKKKRRSDRLRHRLLPMYSYDPAEEPPESEQELLVEAEEAQVVPAWGGPSPPRPPRRDWRA, from the exons ATGAGCAACACCACGGCCCCCACGGCCCCGGGCGCGGCCGGCGACTCGCTGGTGGGCTCCGTGCTGGggcccttcctcctcctcaccctcctcGGCGCCCTCCTGGCCGCG GTGATGTACGTCAAGAAGAAGCGCAG GTCCGACCGGCTGCGGCACCGGCTGCTGCCCATGTACAGCTACGACCCGGCTGAGGAGCCGCCCGAGtcggagcaggagctgctggtggaggCTGAGGAGGCTCAG GTGGTGCCCGCCTGGGGGGGACCCTCGCCCCCTCGGCCCCCGCGCAGGGACTGGAGGGCCTGA
- the HMGA1 gene encoding high mobility group protein HMG-I/HMG-Y isoform X3, whose translation MSESSAKSSQPLASKGEKDVSEKRGRGRPRKKPQQEPSEAPTPKRPRGRPKGSKNKATPKGRKAAVTPGRKPRGRPKKSQQDEEEVNISQESSEEEQ comes from the exons ATGAGTGAATCCAGCGCCAAATCCAGCCAGCCCCTGGCCTCCAAAGGGGAGAAAGACGTGTCAGAGAAGAGGGGCCGAGGGCGGCCCAGGAAGAAGCCGCAG caggagcccagtgaggcccCGACCCCCAAGAGACCCCGTGGACGGCCGAAGGGCAGTAAAAACAAGGCCACCCCAAAGGGCAGG AAAGCTGCAGTCACACCAGGGAGGAAACCTCGAGGGCGACCCAAAAAATCG caGCAGGACGAGGAGGAGGTGAACATTTCCCAGGAGTCATCCGAGGAGGAGCAGTGA
- the HMGA1 gene encoding high mobility group protein HMG-I/HMG-Y isoform X1 translates to MSESSAKSSQPLASKGEKDVSEKRGRGRPRKKPQEPSEAPTPKRPRGRPKGSKNKATPKGRKAAVTPGRKPRGRPKKSQQDEEEVNISQESSEEEQ, encoded by the exons ATGAGTGAATCCAGCGCCAAATCCAGCCAGCCCCTGGCCTCCAAAGGGGAGAAAGACGTGTCAGAGAAGAGGGGCCGAGGGCGGCCCAGGAAGAAGCCGCAG gagcccagtgaggcccCGACCCCCAAGAGACCCCGTGGACGGCCGAAGGGCAGTAAAAACAAGGCCACCCCAAAGGGCAGG AAAGCTGCAGTCACACCAGGGAGGAAACCTCGAGGGCGACCCAAAAAATCG caGCAGGACGAGGAGGAGGTGAACATTTCCCAGGAGTCATCCGAGGAGGAGCAGTGA